The following are encoded together in the Roseobacter denitrificans OCh 114 genome:
- a CDS encoding FAD-binding oxidoreductase, protein MMHNSADSAFRQTLLEQLPAEVLRDAESRYREEPRGRWQGKVGVLAAPRSTQEVAHLVRLAADARVPILPYGGGTGLVGGQVMPEGPAPLMISLERMNSIRAVYPQENVLICDAGAILADVQQAAADAGRLFPLSLAAQGSARIGGNLATNAGGTGVLRYGNARDLCLGLEAVLPDGQIWHGLKRLRKDNSGYDLRHLLIGSEGTLGIITAAALKLSPQPAHMGTAVLVVSSPQAALSLLALARAQLGELVSAFELISGQGLAFLRETLPDVRQPFDTAPAWSVLIEVGLVHGLDPQKSLETLFAAAMQAGLVEDGIVAQSHQQAAEFWSVREHIPQANKRIGSISSHDISLPLGVLPEFIERGDKLVQALGDFRINCFGHVGDGNLHYNVFPAKGRSVADHANQRMEVQRVVHDLVHAFGGSVSAEHGVGRLKVDDLERYGDPAKLAAMRAIKAALDPLGIMNPGAVLKTVPSAVQQT, encoded by the coding sequence ATGATGCATAATTCAGCCGATTCCGCGTTTCGACAGACGCTTCTGGAGCAGTTGCCAGCCGAGGTGCTGCGCGACGCTGAATCGCGCTACCGCGAGGAGCCGCGTGGCCGGTGGCAGGGCAAGGTGGGGGTGCTCGCGGCCCCGCGTTCCACCCAAGAGGTGGCGCATCTGGTGCGGCTGGCCGCGGATGCGCGTGTGCCCATCCTCCCCTATGGCGGCGGTACGGGACTGGTGGGCGGTCAGGTCATGCCGGAGGGTCCTGCGCCGCTCATGATCTCGTTGGAGCGGATGAACAGCATTCGCGCGGTTTATCCGCAGGAAAATGTTCTGATCTGTGACGCAGGCGCGATCCTTGCGGATGTCCAGCAGGCCGCTGCAGATGCGGGGCGGCTTTTCCCGCTGTCGCTGGCAGCACAGGGCAGCGCGCGGATCGGCGGTAATCTGGCGACGAATGCCGGTGGCACCGGGGTCTTGCGCTATGGCAACGCGCGGGACTTGTGTCTGGGGCTGGAGGCTGTTCTGCCCGACGGGCAAATCTGGCACGGGCTGAAACGGTTGCGCAAGGACAACAGCGGCTATGACTTGCGGCATCTGCTGATCGGTTCCGAAGGGACGCTGGGGATCATCACGGCGGCTGCGTTGAAGCTCAGCCCGCAACCGGCCCATATGGGCACGGCGGTCCTGGTCGTGTCATCGCCACAGGCCGCATTGTCGCTGCTCGCCCTTGCGCGCGCGCAACTCGGGGAATTGGTCAGCGCCTTCGAGCTGATCAGCGGGCAGGGCCTGGCCTTTTTACGCGAAACGCTGCCCGATGTGCGCCAGCCCTTTGACACAGCCCCTGCGTGGTCTGTCCTGATCGAAGTGGGCCTTGTGCACGGGCTTGATCCGCAGAAGTCACTGGAAACACTCTTTGCCGCCGCCATGCAGGCGGGACTCGTCGAGGACGGCATCGTGGCCCAAAGCCATCAACAAGCCGCTGAATTCTGGTCGGTGCGCGAGCATATTCCACAGGCGAACAAGCGCATCGGTTCCATCTCATCCCATGATATTTCGCTTCCCTTGGGGGTCTTGCCGGAATTCATTGAACGGGGGGACAAGCTGGTTCAGGCGTTGGGCGATTTCCGCATCAATTGCTTCGGCCATGTGGGGGACGGCAACCTGCACTACAACGTGTTTCCGGCCAAGGGCCGCAGTGTTGCCGATCACGCCAACCAGCGCATGGAAGTGCAGCGTGTGGTCCATGACCTCGTGCATGCGTTCGGCGGCTCGGTCAGCGCGGAGCATGGGGTGGGGCGGTTGAAGGTGGACGATCTGGAACGTTATGGCGACCCGGCCAAACTGGCGGCGATGCGCGCGATCAAGGCGGCGCTTGATCCGCTGGGGATCATGAACCCGGGCGCGGTTCTCAAAACAGTGCCGAGTGCGGTGCAACAGACATAA
- a CDS encoding cytochrome c oxidase assembly protein, which yields MALRGPAKTVAQTVSVVIFMGALAWASVPLYDWFCRVTGFGGVTGVSDVAPEDILDQTITIRFDGSLNNHMPWEFKPVVREMDVRIGESGLAFYEAYNPTDRPVAGSASYNVTPYQAGGFFNKIQCFCFEEQVLQPGERVQMPVTFYVDPEIVDDRDGKHVHTITLSYTFYEIDLPEEYADAQDIEENSDTSLN from the coding sequence ATGGCCCTGAGAGGACCCGCAAAAACCGTAGCGCAAACCGTCAGCGTCGTGATTTTCATGGGCGCGCTGGCTTGGGCGTCGGTGCCGCTTTATGACTGGTTTTGCCGGGTGACCGGTTTCGGGGGCGTGACGGGTGTGTCCGATGTCGCGCCCGAGGATATCCTCGATCAAACCATCACCATTCGGTTTGACGGGTCGCTGAACAACCATATGCCGTGGGAATTCAAACCTGTCGTGCGCGAGATGGACGTGCGCATCGGCGAATCCGGTCTGGCATTCTATGAGGCGTATAATCCGACCGACAGGCCCGTCGCCGGCTCGGCAAGCTACAATGTGACCCCCTATCAGGCCGGTGGGTTTTTCAACAAGATCCAGTGCTTCTGCTTTGAAGAGCAGGTTCTGCAACCCGGGGAGCGGGTGCAGATGCCCGTGACCTTCTATGTCGATCCGGAAATCGTGGACGACCGGGATGGCAAGCATGTCCACACGATCACGCTGTCATACACATTTTACGAAATCGACCTGCCCGAAGAATATGCCGACGCGCAGGACATCGAAGAAAATTCAGACACAAGTCTGAACTGA
- a CDS encoding GNAT family N-acetyltransferase, translating to MLRGRRKLRIETERMTLRPPVHSDFRAWSHLRAQSMDYLTPWEPNWADDHLSRKAFTNRVYWAQRSVTGGSALPLFLIRRQDEQLLGAITLDNIRRGPAQAGTLGYWTGEPFARQGFMREAITALVHYAFTRLDLSRIEAACLPENKASRGLLETSGFKYEGVAQSYLQIDGRWRTHVLYAALRSDRRGKTNVS from the coding sequence ATACTTCGCGGTCGTCGCAAACTCAGGATCGAGACGGAGCGGATGACATTGCGCCCGCCGGTCCATTCGGATTTCCGCGCGTGGTCGCACCTGCGTGCGCAAAGCATGGATTACCTCACCCCGTGGGAGCCGAACTGGGCCGATGATCACCTGAGCCGCAAGGCCTTTACCAACCGCGTCTACTGGGCGCAGCGGTCGGTCACGGGGGGCTCCGCCTTGCCGCTCTTCCTGATCCGCAGGCAGGATGAGCAACTGCTGGGCGCGATCACGCTTGATAATATCCGACGTGGCCCGGCACAGGCCGGCACCTTGGGCTATTGGACGGGCGAGCCCTTTGCCCGGCAGGGATTCATGCGCGAAGCGATCACGGCGCTGGTGCATTATGCCTTTACGCGCCTTGACCTCAGCCGGATCGAAGCCGCCTGCCTGCCTGAAAACAAGGCGTCGCGCGGGCTCTTGGAAACCTCGGGGTTCAAATACGAGGGCGTTGCTCAAAGCTATCTGCAAATCGACGGCCGCTGGCGCACCCATGTGCTTTATGCGGCGCTGCGCTCTGACCGGCGGGGCAAGACCAACGTGTCGTGA
- a CDS encoding YHS domain-containing (seleno)protein: MALTRRQVLWGIAALPVAGWAISSRRADAGAGKVYSEGGIAVDGSDVVAYFTDGVPTKGRTDLTHDWMGVTWRFASEENRDVFAADPTAYAPQYGGFCAYAVSKGYTASTVPEAWKIVDGKLYLNFSRRIQRKWERDVAGNIAAGDANWPTLVG; this comes from the coding sequence ATGGCATTGACACGCAGACAGGTTTTATGGGGCATCGCGGCTTTACCCGTCGCAGGCTGGGCGATCAGCAGCCGTCGCGCGGACGCCGGGGCAGGCAAAGTATATTCTGAGGGTGGTATTGCGGTAGATGGCAGCGACGTGGTCGCTTATTTCACCGATGGTGTGCCAACCAAGGGCCGCACGGACCTCACCCATGACTGGATGGGCGTCACATGGCGCTTTGCCAGTGAAGAGAACCGCGATGTCTTTGCGGCCGATCCGACTGCCTATGCCCCGCAATACGGCGGCTTTTGCGCCTATGCGGTCAGCAAAGGCTACACCGCTTCTACCGTGCCGGAGGCGTGGAAGATCGTGGATGGCAAATTGTACCTCAACTTTTCACGCCGCATTCAACGCAAATGGGAACGTGACGTCGCGGGCAACATCGCTGCGGGGGATGCAAACTGGCCAACGCTTGTGGGTTGA
- the thrC gene encoding threonine synthase, producing MQYISTRGTAPVLNFEEAMLSGLARDGGLYVPQTIPQLSAEAISAMEGQPYEEIAYRVMRPFVGEVFTDTEFREIIARAYAVFGHDARAPLKQLDQGHFLLELFHGPTLAFKDFAMQLIGQMFQTALGRKNERVTIVGATSGDTGSAAIEAFRGLSNVDVFIMYPHGRISEVQRRQMTTPGESNVHALAVDGDFDDCQARLKDMFNDFEFRDTVRLAGVNSINWGRVLAQVVYYFSAAVALGAPHRQISFTVPTGNFGDVFAGYIAKRMGLPIDKLVVATNQNDILHRCLSGQGYHKGETVPSISPSMDIQVSSNFERALFDAYDREAPAIVQLMDELKAGGFDVSQGAMQVLQSHYASGRASEEETSATITRALKHSGELLCPHSAIGVKVAEEQRVIGTPMVTLATAHPAKFPAAVEAASGVHPPLPARMADLYDRTERVTRVPNDLAALKDHIKGHI from the coding sequence ATGCAGTATATCTCGACCCGTGGCACGGCCCCTGTGCTGAATTTCGAAGAGGCGATGTTGAGCGGCCTTGCCCGTGACGGCGGCCTCTATGTGCCCCAGACGATCCCGCAGCTGTCGGCCGAAGCCATCAGCGCGATGGAGGGTCAGCCTTATGAGGAGATCGCCTACAGGGTGATGCGCCCCTTTGTCGGGGAGGTGTTCACGGACACGGAGTTCCGCGAGATCATCGCGCGCGCTTATGCGGTCTTTGGCCATGATGCACGCGCGCCCTTGAAACAGCTGGATCAGGGTCATTTCCTGCTGGAGCTGTTTCACGGGCCGACGCTGGCCTTCAAGGATTTTGCGATGCAGTTGATCGGTCAGATGTTCCAGACCGCATTGGGGCGCAAGAACGAACGCGTGACGATTGTGGGGGCCACATCCGGTGACACCGGCTCCGCTGCAATCGAGGCCTTCCGGGGTCTGAGCAACGTGGATGTGTTCATCATGTATCCCCATGGCCGCATTTCAGAGGTCCAGCGCCGCCAGATGACTACACCGGGCGAAAGCAATGTGCATGCGCTCGCCGTGGATGGTGATTTTGACGACTGTCAGGCGCGTCTGAAGGACATGTTCAATGATTTCGAATTCCGCGATACCGTGCGCCTTGCCGGGGTGAATTCGATCAACTGGGGCCGGGTGCTTGCGCAGGTGGTCTATTACTTTTCAGCCGCCGTTGCGCTTGGCGCGCCGCACCGCCAGATCAGCTTTACCGTGCCCACCGGAAATTTCGGGGACGTCTTTGCCGGCTATATCGCCAAGCGGATGGGCTTGCCGATTGACAAGCTGGTGGTGGCCACCAATCAGAACGATATTCTGCACCGGTGCTTGAGCGGGCAGGGCTATCACAAGGGCGAAACCGTGCCCTCGATCAGCCCGTCGATGGACATTCAGGTCAGTTCAAACTTTGAACGCGCGCTCTTTGACGCCTATGACCGTGAGGCACCCGCCATCGTCCAGCTGATGGATGAGTTGAAGGCCGGCGGCTTTGACGTCAGCCAGGGAGCGATGCAGGTCCTGCAATCGCATTATGCGTCCGGTCGCGCCTCCGAAGAGGAAACGTCGGCGACCATCACGCGCGCGCTGAAACACAGCGGAGAGTTGCTGTGCCCGCATTCTGCCATTGGCGTCAAGGTCGCCGAAGAGCAGCGCGTAATCGGCACGCCCATGGTCACGCTGGCAACCGCCCATCCGGCCAAATTCCCCGCAGCCGTCGAGGCGGCATCCGGCGTACACCCGCCCTTGCCTGCGCGCATGGCGGACCTGTATGACCGCACCGAAAGGGTGACTCGCGTGCCAAACGATCTGGCCGCCCTCAAAGACCACATAAAAGGGCACATCTGA
- a CDS encoding M16 family metallopeptidase: protein MTLNQHRLPNGFRIVTEHMPGLASASIGVWVTAGARHETPQQNGIAHFLEHMAFKGTTQRTALQIAESIEDVGGYINAYTSREVTAYYARVLQNDVPLALDVIADILLNPTLEEAEIEVERGVILQEIGQSLDTPDDVIFDWLQEEAYPNHPMGRTILGPSERVSQFSRNDLQQFIAQHYGPEQMILSAAGAVDHDEIVRLAEQLFGSMQAKPMFDVDAAQFLGGERRQSKALEQAHFALAFESPGYRDDCIYTAQIYASALGGGMSSRLFQEIRENRGLCYSIFAQAGAYADTGMTTIYAGTSAEQLGQLAEITIDEIKRAVDDMSPAEVARARAQMKAGLLMGLESPSNRAERLARLVQIWDRVPPLDETVAMIDAVTTGDVREFAQRIAQSAPAALALYGPVDGAPTLAALQERRAA, encoded by the coding sequence GTGACATTGAACCAACACCGCCTGCCGAATGGCTTTCGCATTGTAACGGAACATATGCCGGGGCTTGCCTCTGCCTCGATCGGCGTCTGGGTCACGGCGGGGGCACGTCATGAAACGCCGCAACAAAACGGCATCGCCCATTTTCTGGAACATATGGCGTTCAAGGGTACGACGCAGCGCACAGCCTTGCAGATCGCGGAAAGCATCGAGGATGTGGGCGGCTACATCAACGCCTATACCAGCCGGGAGGTGACGGCCTATTACGCGCGGGTGTTGCAAAACGATGTCCCGCTGGCACTGGATGTGATTGCGGATATTCTGCTCAATCCCACGCTGGAAGAGGCCGAGATCGAAGTCGAGCGTGGTGTTATCCTGCAGGAAATCGGCCAGTCGCTGGACACGCCGGACGATGTGATTTTCGACTGGCTTCAGGAAGAAGCCTATCCAAACCACCCCATGGGGCGCACCATTCTGGGACCGAGCGAGCGGGTATCGCAGTTTTCAAGGAATGATCTGCAGCAGTTCATCGCTCAGCACTACGGACCCGAACAGATGATCCTGTCGGCGGCTGGCGCTGTGGATCACGATGAGATCGTGCGCCTCGCGGAGCAGCTTTTCGGCAGCATGCAGGCCAAACCGATGTTTGATGTGGATGCCGCGCAGTTTCTGGGCGGTGAGCGTCGCCAGAGCAAAGCGCTCGAGCAGGCGCATTTTGCGCTGGCCTTTGAAAGCCCCGGCTACCGGGATGATTGCATCTATACGGCGCAGATTTACGCCTCTGCACTGGGGGGCGGCATGTCGAGCCGCCTGTTTCAGGAAATCCGCGAAAACCGTGGCCTGTGCTATTCGATCTTTGCACAAGCCGGGGCCTATGCCGACACCGGTATGACGACGATCTATGCCGGAACCAGTGCCGAGCAGTTGGGTCAACTGGCGGAGATCACAATCGACGAGATAAAACGCGCCGTGGATGACATGTCTCCCGCCGAAGTGGCCCGTGCGCGCGCGCAGATGAAAGCGGGTCTGCTGATGGGGCTGGAAAGCCCCTCCAACCGCGCAGAACGGCTGGCGCGTCTGGTGCAGATCTGGGACCGGGTGCCGCCACTGGATGAAACAGTGGCGATGATCGACGCGGTGACCACCGGGGACGTGCGTGAATTTGCCCAAAGAATTGCGCAAAGTGCACCGGCGGCCCTCGCGCTTTACGGGCCGGTTGACGGCGCGCCGACGCTGGCGGCTCTGCAGGAGCGCCGTGCAGCGTGA
- a CDS encoding cytochrome c oxidase subunit 3 → MAHEKNHDYHILNPSIWPLLGSVGAFFMLFGAVLWMQGQFPWMFLMGFVAVLYVMFGWWSEVVAESKMGDHTPVVRIGLRYGFILFIMSEVMFFAAWFWSFFKHAIYPMSGYAGTEYVQPEIYHVDAFHLPLINTLVLLLSGCAVTWAHHALVHENNRRDLIWGLAISIILGVLFTFLQAYEYSYLLYKGWEFGGDKFFSNFFMATGFHGLHVIIGTIFLTVCLVRAIKGHFTPEKHVGFEAAAWYWHFVDVVWLFLFFAVYIYGVSVMPGAH, encoded by the coding sequence ATGGCGCATGAAAAGAACCATGACTATCACATTTTAAACCCCTCGATCTGGCCGCTGCTTGGCTCTGTCGGGGCATTTTTCATGCTCTTTGGCGCTGTGCTGTGGATGCAGGGGCAGTTTCCGTGGATGTTCCTGATGGGCTTTGTCGCCGTGCTCTACGTGATGTTCGGGTGGTGGTCCGAGGTGGTCGCGGAAAGCAAAATGGGGGATCACACGCCGGTCGTGCGGATCGGGCTGCGGTATGGCTTCATCCTCTTCATCATGTCCGAGGTGATGTTCTTTGCCGCGTGGTTCTGGTCGTTCTTCAAACACGCCATCTACCCGATGAGCGGATATGCAGGCACCGAATATGTTCAGCCGGAAATCTACCATGTGGATGCGTTCCACCTGCCGCTGATCAACACGCTGGTCCTGCTTTTGTCGGGCTGTGCGGTCACATGGGCGCACCACGCGCTGGTGCATGAGAACAACCGCCGCGATTTGATCTGGGGTCTTGCGATCTCGATCATCCTCGGGGTTTTGTTCACCTTCCTGCAGGCCTACGAATACTCTTACCTGCTCTACAAGGGCTGGGAGTTTGGCGGCGACAAGTTCTTCTCGAACTTCTTCATGGCCACCGGCTTCCACGGGCTGCATGTCATCATCGGCACGATTTTCCTGACCGTCTGTCTGGTGCGTGCCATCAAGGGGCATTTCACCCCCGAGAAACATGTCGGCTTTGAGGCGGCGGCCTGGTACTGGCACTTTGTTGACGTGGTCTGGTTGTTCCTCTTCTTCGCCGTCTACATCTACGGGGTCAGCGTGATGCCCGGCGCGCACTAG
- a CDS encoding MBL fold metallo-hydrolase: MILRSLFIFILSAGIGQAQSLERTPSHCLALAEGTPGVEYIVPASLGPVDEETVRIHYIHHASFLIRSHGGLNMVTDYTGYTGTLPLIPDVVTMNHAHSTHWTANPDPAIPHVLPGWGPFGEGIVHNLDLGEVLVRNVSTDIRSSFAGVEPKGNSIFVFELAGLCVGHLGHLHHEPDAEQYAALGRVDIVMAPVDGGYTLDLATMTRVLKRLRSSVVIPMHWFSLFALDDFLQGMSDEFQIVEVGGPSLEMSLDRLPSRPTVMVLRPAFLSEN; this comes from the coding sequence ATGATATTGCGAAGTCTTTTTATCTTCATCTTGTCGGCCGGAATAGGGCAGGCACAAAGCCTTGAACGCACGCCGAGCCATTGTTTGGCGCTGGCCGAAGGTACACCGGGCGTCGAATACATCGTGCCCGCCAGCCTTGGCCCTGTCGATGAAGAGACGGTGCGCATCCACTATATCCACCACGCGAGCTTTCTTATCCGCAGCCACGGCGGGCTGAATATGGTTACCGATTACACAGGCTATACCGGCACGCTGCCGCTGATCCCTGATGTGGTCACCATGAACCATGCCCATTCCACGCATTGGACGGCAAACCCCGATCCCGCGATCCCCCATGTGCTGCCCGGCTGGGGCCCCTTTGGCGAAGGCATCGTGCACAACCTGGATCTCGGGGAGGTTCTGGTGCGCAATGTCTCGACAGATATACGCTCCTCCTTTGCGGGAGTGGAGCCGAAAGGCAATTCGATTTTTGTCTTTGAGCTGGCGGGGTTATGTGTTGGGCATCTGGGGCATCTGCACCATGAACCGGATGCGGAACAATATGCCGCGCTGGGGCGGGTCGATATCGTGATGGCGCCGGTGGATGGGGGCTATACGCTTGATCTTGCGACGATGACGCGCGTGTTGAAACGGCTCAGGTCCTCTGTCGTGATCCCGATGCATTGGTTTTCGCTGTTTGCGCTGGATGATTTTCTGCAAGGCATGTCCGATGAATTCCAGATCGTGGAGGTCGGTGGCCCCTCGCTGGAAATGTCACTGGACCGGCTGCCGTCACGCCCCACGGTGATGGTGCTGCGCCCTGCCTTCCTGAGCGAAAACTAG
- a CDS encoding adenine phosphoribosyltransferase, which yields MKTVQDYIRTIVDFPHEGIMFRDVTTLFADPRGFRIAIDQMLHPYAGLQIDKVVGLEARGFILGGAIAHQLSKGFVPIRKKGKLPGKTISEAYTLEYGEAIVEIHDDAIQPGEKVLVVDDLLATGGTAEAGIKLIERLGGEIISTSFIIDLPDLGGRARLEAMGVEVNALCAYEGL from the coding sequence ATGAAAACCGTACAAGACTACATCCGCACCATCGTCGATTTCCCCCACGAGGGGATCATGTTTCGCGATGTGACCACGCTTTTCGCAGATCCACGCGGGTTTCGCATCGCGATTGACCAGATGTTGCACCCCTATGCGGGCTTGCAGATTGATAAGGTTGTGGGGCTGGAGGCACGCGGGTTCATCCTCGGCGGCGCCATCGCGCACCAGTTGTCCAAGGGGTTCGTCCCAATCCGCAAGAAAGGCAAGCTGCCGGGCAAAACCATCAGCGAAGCCTATACGCTGGAATATGGCGAGGCGATTGTCGAAATCCACGATGACGCCATCCAACCGGGCGAAAAGGTGCTGGTGGTCGATGATCTGCTCGCCACAGGCGGCACTGCCGAAGCGGGCATCAAGCTTATCGAGCGGTTGGGAGGGGAGATCATCTCCACCTCCTTTATCATTGATCTGCCCGATCTTGGCGGGCGCGCGCGCCTTGAGGCCATGGGCGTGGAGGTCAACGCGCTCTGCGCCTATGAGGGGCTGTGA
- a CDS encoding SURF1 family protein, protein MGRLVFLVVIGLGGAAILISLGVWQVQRLAWKEGVIAQINSRIAAEPVALPMQLDPTRDAYLPVRVTGTLRADYIRVLVSKKDVGAGYRIIRPLLHPDGDILIDLGFVTTENAAGLKFEEGPPLNIVGNLQWPQEVDGFTPEPDLARNIWFARDVDAMAAALGTRPILVVRRDAPQLGGPLSPMPVDTRAIPNDHLQYAVTWFSLAAIWSLMTFFFLRRKSGAIKS, encoded by the coding sequence ATGGGCCGGTTGGTGTTTCTGGTGGTTATAGGGCTGGGCGGGGCGGCAATCCTGATCAGCCTTGGCGTTTGGCAAGTGCAGCGTCTGGCGTGGAAAGAAGGCGTGATCGCTCAAATCAACAGCCGCATTGCGGCCGAACCGGTGGCGCTGCCGATGCAGTTGGACCCGACACGCGACGCCTATCTGCCCGTGCGGGTGACGGGCACGTTGCGCGCGGATTATATCAGGGTGCTTGTGTCCAAAAAGGACGTCGGTGCGGGCTACCGGATCATCCGACCACTGTTGCACCCCGACGGTGACATCCTGATCGACCTCGGCTTTGTGACGACCGAAAACGCCGCCGGTCTCAAGTTCGAGGAAGGCCCGCCGCTGAACATCGTGGGCAACCTGCAATGGCCGCAGGAAGTCGACGGATTTACCCCGGAACCTGATCTTGCGCGCAATATCTGGTTTGCCCGCGACGTTGATGCCATGGCGGCAGCGCTCGGGACGCGGCCGATCCTCGTGGTGCGCCGGGATGCGCCGCAACTCGGGGGGCCTTTGTCGCCAATGCCTGTGGACACGCGCGCGATTCCGAACGATCACTTGCAATATGCGGTAACGTGGTTTTCCCTTGCGGCAATCTGGTCCCTGATGACTTTCTTCTTTCTCCGCCGGAAATCCGGCGCAATCAAAAGCTGA